In Gimesia sp., the following are encoded in one genomic region:
- a CDS encoding ferrochelatase — MNNEYDAILVVSFGGPEGPDDVIPFLENVLRGKNVPRERMLEVAEHYQQFGGVSPINGQNRALIAALEQELAANGPQLPIYWGNRNWDPLLTDTLEQMKQDGIQRALGFFTSAFSSYSGCRQYREDIQRAQEAVGAGAPEVDKLRMFFNHPGFIEATVDRAREALVEIPEERREQATILFSAHSIPLAMAAGCRYETQLNDAAQLVSERLGTHPWHLVYQSRSGPPHQPWLEPDICDFITELGQQGEVQDVVIIPIGFVSDHMEVLFDLDTEAKQVGSEVGIHVARAKTVGVHPRFITMIRELIEERISGTDERPALGPLGPNHDVCPVDCCLRVTEIKR, encoded by the coding sequence ATGAATAATGAATATGACGCGATTCTGGTAGTTTCCTTCGGAGGGCCTGAAGGGCCTGACGATGTGATTCCCTTTCTGGAAAATGTGCTCAGGGGCAAGAATGTCCCCCGGGAGCGGATGCTGGAGGTCGCGGAGCATTACCAGCAGTTCGGTGGAGTGAGTCCGATCAACGGGCAGAATCGGGCCCTGATCGCGGCACTTGAACAGGAACTGGCTGCTAACGGGCCGCAACTCCCCATCTACTGGGGAAACCGGAACTGGGATCCCCTGCTGACGGATACGCTGGAACAGATGAAACAGGATGGCATTCAGCGGGCACTGGGCTTCTTTACATCGGCATTCAGCTCGTATTCGGGTTGTCGCCAGTACCGGGAAGACATTCAGCGGGCTCAGGAAGCGGTTGGAGCAGGGGCGCCCGAAGTCGATAAGCTGCGGATGTTCTTTAATCATCCCGGATTTATTGAGGCCACCGTTGATCGTGCCCGAGAGGCTCTGGTCGAGATTCCCGAGGAACGCCGGGAACAGGCGACAATTCTCTTTTCCGCTCACAGTATCCCTCTGGCGATGGCCGCGGGTTGTCGCTACGAAACCCAGCTGAACGACGCTGCTCAGCTGGTGAGTGAACGATTGGGAACGCACCCCTGGCATCTGGTATACCAGAGCCGCAGTGGTCCGCCTCATCAACCCTGGCTGGAACCCGATATCTGTGATTTTATCACCGAACTGGGGCAGCAGGGAGAGGTTCAGGATGTCGTCATTATTCCGATCGGCTTCGTTTCCGACCACATGGAAGTGCTGTTCGATCTGGACACAGAGGCGAAACAGGTCGGCAGTGAAGTCGGCATCCATGTCGCCCGGGCTAAAACAGTGGGAGTCCATCCCCGCTTTATCACCATGATTCGGGAATTGATCGAGGAACGCATCAGCGGTACTGATGAGCGACCCGCTTTGGGACCATTGGGGCCGAACCATGATGTCTGTCCGGTGGACTGTTGTCTCAGGGTTACCGAAATCAAACGGTGA
- a CDS encoding DUF1559 domain-containing protein: MSASTKRGFTLIELLVVIAIIAILIALLLPAVQQAREAARRSTCKNNLKQMGIALHNYHDTHRLFPYGHMEVRSGNYNSSAPYGTYHWRDTWAHQILPFVDQAPLYNKYSANTASHVHLVTDPEIYKAVVPIYMCPSDPSTPGNADSSGRSQGSYIGCAGNEATTTGANLNGIFSENSNTKIRDLKDGSSNTIMVSEIIIRGNTASTTYWGCPGCYGIGGAHGEMTFTTRETPNTPVADQNYACKSTTFPHSPCVVNTGTKYNFARSYHVGGVHALLADGAVRFISSNIDRGTFQNLGNKKDGQVLGEF, translated from the coding sequence ATGTCTGCGTCTACCAAGCGAGGATTTACCCTCATTGAGTTGTTGGTTGTGATTGCTATTATTGCGATCCTTATCGCACTGCTGTTGCCTGCTGTGCAACAGGCACGTGAAGCGGCCCGTCGGTCGACCTGTAAGAATAACCTGAAGCAGATGGGTATCGCACTGCACAACTATCACGATACACATCGCCTGTTTCCTTACGGTCATATGGAAGTCAGGTCCGGAAACTATAATTCATCTGCTCCTTACGGCACTTATCACTGGCGTGATACCTGGGCACATCAGATTCTGCCCTTTGTAGACCAGGCCCCGTTATACAATAAGTACTCCGCCAATACGGCAAGCCACGTGCATCTGGTCACGGACCCGGAAATTTACAAAGCCGTCGTTCCAATCTATATGTGTCCCTCTGATCCTTCGACTCCGGGAAATGCTGATTCATCGGGGCGTTCGCAGGGGAGTTACATTGGCTGTGCGGGGAATGAAGCAACGACAACTGGTGCCAACCTGAATGGTATTTTCTCAGAAAACTCGAATACCAAAATTCGTGACCTGAAGGATGGTTCTTCGAATACGATCATGGTCTCAGAGATCATCATTCGTGGAAACACTGCTTCCACGACCTACTGGGGCTGTCCGGGCTGTTACGGAATCGGTGGTGCTCATGGTGAAATGACTTTCACAACCCGCGAGACCCCCAATACACCGGTTGCCGACCAGAACTATGCCTGTAAGTCAACCACCTTCCCGCATTCGCCTTGCGTCGTGAATACCGGGACCAAGTATAACTTTGCCCGCAGCTATCATGTGGGAGGCGTGCACGCTCTGCTGGCCGATGGTGCCGTGCGGTTCATCTCTTCCAACATTGACCGCGGGACCTTCCAGAACCTCGGAAATAAAAAGGATGGTCAGGTATTAGGCGAGTTTTAA
- a CDS encoding cold shock domain-containing protein yields the protein MSEGTIKRLTDKGFGFIEDGTGKDVFFHSSSLSDTNYDELSEGQKVSFNIGQGPKGPRAENVRVL from the coding sequence ATGTCAGAAGGAACCATCAAACGACTCACAGACAAAGGTTTTGGCTTCATTGAAGACGGCACAGGGAAAGATGTTTTCTTTCACAGCTCTTCACTGTCAGACACCAACTATGATGAGCTCTCAGAAGGTCAAAAGGTCTCGTTCAATATTGGACAGGGCCCCAAGGGACCACGCGCTGAAAACGTGCGTGTACTCTAA
- a CDS encoding DEAD/DEAH box helicase, which yields MKTFKEIELIAPVQRALVEENYETPTPIQAQTIPSALEGHDILGCAQTGTGKTAALALPILNHLGKENRKARPSRPQALVLAPTRELAIQIGDSFAAYGRHLKLRHLLIYGGVSQKNQVKGLSRGAHIVVATPGRLLDLMNQGEIHLDQLELFVLDEADRMLDMGFLPDLKKIISQLPEKRQSLFFSATLAPKIKELAQRLLKNPVSVNVTPQKTSVKKIQQQLIYVERNGKQSLLQNILADSAVDRALVFMRTKRTANMLSKRLTQIGIRSSAIHGNKSQSARQQALEAFRSRKIQVLVATDVAARGIDIEGITHVINFDLPVEPEAYVHRIGRTGRAGAEGIAISFCSDNERGELRAIEKLIGHKVPVSKEHRAPRAQKNKADALPDPTPRQRSNGKNGHTVEGTETTSRNRFRRKKTAKTAASKLQQEPKRTKWRRLKPRASQSS from the coding sequence TTGAAAACATTCAAAGAGATTGAATTGATCGCCCCAGTCCAAAGAGCACTGGTCGAAGAAAATTATGAAACCCCGACGCCTATCCAGGCGCAAACCATTCCCTCCGCACTCGAAGGACACGATATTCTGGGATGTGCGCAGACAGGAACGGGAAAAACAGCCGCTCTGGCCTTACCCATACTCAATCATCTGGGAAAAGAGAATCGCAAAGCCAGGCCCTCTCGTCCACAGGCTCTGGTACTGGCCCCCACCCGGGAGCTGGCCATTCAGATCGGTGACAGTTTTGCCGCATACGGCAGACACCTCAAACTGCGCCACCTGCTGATTTATGGTGGTGTCAGCCAGAAAAACCAGGTCAAAGGCCTGAGTCGTGGCGCTCACATCGTAGTCGCTACGCCAGGACGTCTGCTGGACTTAATGAACCAGGGAGAAATCCATCTGGACCAGCTGGAACTTTTCGTCCTGGACGAAGCCGACCGCATGCTCGACATGGGCTTTCTGCCGGACCTGAAGAAGATTATCAGTCAACTGCCTGAAAAACGTCAGTCACTGTTCTTCTCAGCCACCCTGGCTCCCAAAATTAAGGAGTTGGCTCAACGCCTGCTGAAAAATCCAGTCAGTGTGAATGTCACTCCTCAAAAGACCAGTGTCAAAAAAATCCAGCAACAACTGATCTACGTGGAACGGAATGGAAAGCAGTCTCTGCTGCAAAATATCCTGGCCGACTCCGCTGTGGATCGAGCCCTGGTCTTCATGCGAACCAAGCGTACTGCCAACATGCTGTCAAAACGTCTCACGCAAATCGGCATCCGCTCATCTGCCATCCATGGCAATAAATCACAGTCGGCCCGCCAGCAGGCACTCGAGGCTTTCCGCAGCCGCAAAATCCAGGTGCTCGTTGCTACCGATGTCGCGGCCCGTGGCATCGATATCGAAGGCATCACTCACGTGATCAACTTCGATCTACCGGTTGAACCGGAAGCCTACGTGCATCGCATCGGCCGCACCGGACGCGCAGGGGCAGAGGGAATCGCCATCTCCTTCTGCAGTGATAACGAACGAGGCGAACTGCGGGCCATCGAAAAACTGATCGGCCACAAAGTTCCCGTCTCCAAAGAACACCGGGCTCCTCGTGCTCAGAAGAATAAAGCTGATGCCCTGCCAGACCCTACGCCCCGACAGCGGAGCAATGGTAAAAACGGACACACTGTGGAAGGAACAGAAACGACTTCGCGAAACCGCTTTCGACGCAAGAAAACAGCGAAGACAGCCGCGAGTAAACTACAACAGGAACCTAAACGCACAAAATGGCGTCGCCTGAAGCCGCGTGCCAGTCAATCAAGTTAG
- a CDS encoding sterol desaturase family protein, which translates to MLANLSASELLSLFYFSTPIVLLALFWSWESWAAFKPFRGESRYRHAFYNLSLAVLNSLLLGLLFGSIVEATSAWTLQHQWGLLHQVPLSLFWRTLCAILLLDAWMFCWHWMNHRIPVLWRFHRMHHSDPDMDVSTATRFHWGELGISTLLRLLLIPLLGLQSWQLVLYGILVFLSTQLHHANISLGRADRFYRWLFVSPDMHKIHHSRLPQETNSNYSTIFSLWDRLARTYRMRLDLKTIDFGLPHYDAPQWQTLLGMWKTPFSRPPVLPGEQDQQAKAID; encoded by the coding sequence ATGCTTGCCAACCTCTCAGCGTCCGAACTACTCTCCCTGTTCTATTTCAGCACCCCGATTGTGCTGCTGGCATTGTTCTGGAGCTGGGAAAGCTGGGCTGCCTTCAAACCATTCCGGGGAGAGAGCCGTTATCGGCACGCCTTTTACAACCTCTCCCTGGCAGTATTGAATTCCCTGCTGCTCGGACTGCTGTTTGGCTCGATCGTAGAGGCAACCTCCGCCTGGACGCTGCAGCATCAATGGGGGCTGCTGCACCAGGTGCCACTCTCTCTATTCTGGCGGACCTTGTGCGCCATTCTGCTCCTGGATGCCTGGATGTTCTGCTGGCACTGGATGAACCACCGCATCCCGGTTCTCTGGCGGTTTCATCGCATGCACCACAGCGATCCTGACATGGACGTCTCCACTGCCACCCGCTTCCACTGGGGTGAACTGGGAATTTCCACTCTCCTGCGTCTGCTGTTGATTCCACTGCTGGGCCTGCAATCCTGGCAACTCGTTCTATATGGCATTCTGGTTTTCCTCTCCACGCAACTGCATCATGCAAACATCTCGCTGGGTCGGGCAGACCGTTTCTACCGCTGGCTGTTTGTCTCTCCGGACATGCACAAAATTCATCACTCGCGACTGCCGCAGGAAACAAACTCGAATTATTCCACGATCTTCTCCCTCTGGGATCGACTGGCCCGCACCTACCGCATGCGTCTGGACCTGAAGACCATCGACTTCGGCTTACCCCACTATGATGCGCCCCAGTGGCAGACTCTGCTCGGCATGTGGAAGACACCTTTCAGCAGACCGCCGGTTCTGCCCGGCGAACAGGATCAGCAGGCAAAAGCGATTGACTGA
- a CDS encoding flagellar basal body P-ring protein FlgI, whose product MRYLKFSVLSGIALFAVGMFFLSQTIQGFLGSDDSAEQVASELELEATLSESAPFPDLNLDFPAGELPDIDSDKQAAAPPAPLATAQAKAAPTEDQLPGASESNQEIFPGLNILMLTQTTREQRTRLLEELLKLDADLVQQVVQNSNSQQPPQANIRTVQQVAMTGPATTNAVSADFAQPGQQTPPMDSAVLIQKDTPTQIIASYRGVTLKTQGKPLQSGRLHQKIQVVPQHANLLFSSTVLSQNLVALDLPAELPPPETSAATPVIKLAQMGEFQPAEIIKLTGAGLVVGLNGTGDQNIPPEAIRALKSSIAAMKINLQDIKSPLQAGNIANVTITVYIPSQGVQPGQQVECYVNANQSEVNLTGGYLLPTAVAVEGSNQKKVDALIVGPVRTDRSRNQAQGLIENGAQIRSAIAPRLVTGQGIPHLKFFLNASLYDPQTGRLVVQQINRFLAANMVNTSKAMLQSSGLVMISLPDANPNYAQQLATQLLNVEIPQQSPNSADQRPEVIIDTGSARIETRGTVLLQPARLQFPDLMLEISRDSRGGATRLDDLLALCQQLQLPRQQQVSLVRTLQQQAKIQANYHEQ is encoded by the coding sequence ATGCGCTATTTAAAATTCTCCGTACTCTCAGGAATCGCACTGTTCGCAGTCGGTATGTTTTTCCTTTCACAAACCATTCAGGGTTTCCTGGGTTCTGATGACTCTGCGGAACAGGTCGCCAGTGAATTGGAACTGGAAGCAACGCTCTCCGAATCAGCGCCCTTCCCTGACCTGAATCTCGATTTTCCAGCCGGCGAACTCCCCGACATAGACAGCGACAAACAGGCTGCCGCCCCACCTGCACCTCTCGCAACAGCTCAGGCAAAAGCAGCTCCGACCGAGGACCAACTCCCCGGAGCCTCGGAGTCGAATCAGGAAATCTTTCCCGGATTGAATATTCTGATGCTGACCCAGACCACACGAGAACAGCGCACCCGGCTACTTGAAGAACTCTTGAAGCTCGACGCCGATCTGGTACAGCAGGTCGTCCAGAACAGCAATTCCCAGCAACCGCCCCAGGCCAATATCAGGACTGTCCAGCAGGTCGCGATGACCGGCCCTGCCACCACAAATGCCGTCTCTGCTGACTTTGCCCAACCGGGGCAACAGACGCCACCAATGGATTCCGCGGTACTCATTCAAAAAGACACCCCCACACAGATCATTGCCAGCTATCGTGGCGTCACTCTGAAAACCCAGGGAAAACCACTCCAGAGCGGCAGACTCCATCAGAAAATTCAGGTCGTCCCCCAGCATGCAAATCTACTGTTCTCCTCAACAGTCTTAAGTCAAAACCTGGTTGCCCTGGATCTACCGGCTGAACTTCCCCCGCCCGAAACCAGCGCCGCCACACCAGTAATCAAACTGGCCCAGATGGGAGAATTTCAACCAGCAGAAATCATTAAGCTCACGGGCGCTGGACTGGTGGTCGGATTGAATGGAACCGGCGATCAGAACATTCCCCCCGAAGCCATCCGGGCTTTAAAATCATCGATTGCTGCGATGAAGATTAACCTGCAGGATATTAAATCCCCCCTGCAGGCTGGCAATATCGCTAATGTCACCATCACGGTTTACATCCCCAGCCAGGGCGTCCAGCCGGGACAACAGGTGGAATGTTATGTCAACGCGAACCAGTCGGAAGTCAATTTAACCGGCGGCTACCTGCTGCCGACAGCGGTCGCTGTAGAAGGTTCAAATCAGAAAAAAGTCGACGCACTCATCGTCGGTCCGGTCCGTACCGATCGCAGCCGGAACCAGGCACAGGGATTAATTGAAAATGGAGCCCAGATCCGTTCAGCCATCGCTCCCCGTCTGGTTACCGGACAGGGCATTCCGCATCTGAAATTCTTCCTGAACGCGTCGTTATATGATCCCCAGACCGGTCGGCTGGTTGTGCAACAGATCAATCGCTTCCTGGCTGCCAATATGGTCAATACCTCGAAAGCCATGCTGCAGTCCTCCGGACTCGTCATGATCTCACTGCCTGATGCGAATCCCAACTATGCTCAGCAGCTGGCAACACAGTTGTTAAATGTCGAGATCCCACAGCAGTCCCCCAACAGTGCTGACCAGCGGCCGGAAGTCATCATTGATACGGGATCAGCTCGTATCGAAACACGCGGTACGGTCCTCCTGCAACCGGCACGACTTCAGTTTCCGGACCTGATGCTGGAGATTTCTCGGGACTCCCGAGGCGGCGCCACTCGTCTGGATGATCTACTGGCACTCTGTCAGCAGTTACAGTTACCACGTCAGCAACAGGTATCCCTGGTGAGAACACTTCAGCAACAGGCAAAAATCCAGGCGAACTATCACGAGCAATAA
- a CDS encoding glycosyltransferase family 39 protein has translation MIEGDADGYWRLAQTIVHGEEYSIYTPPRRVLRMPGFPLVLAGAMSVAGEDHFRVRLFLALTGVAACYLVYLLGKELTNETTGLIAAGLTAVSPVMAGFSVLFLSETVFAVTMLFSLWVLVKLENVKWGDHDRLQGCLLSALAGASLAAAFYVRPGWLLTLPIIVALMIWRAKGHRARALERAAILILGFTVMLVPWVYRNYQVTGHFVLTSLWSGPSLYDGLNPQATGDSDMTFFDRDRVMLKMSEYEMNRYYTQQAVEYARQHPGHVIQLMGAKLLRYWKPWPNASQFRSWWMMAAVSVVFLPVLLLAGYGIWISRQQGLLLLITLGPILYFSLIHMVFVSSLRYRLPAEYSLYILSAIGVTALVGDRLNKEKIKS, from the coding sequence GTGATCGAAGGGGATGCAGACGGTTACTGGAGACTGGCGCAAACGATCGTGCATGGTGAGGAGTATTCGATTTATACCCCTCCGCGACGTGTACTGCGGATGCCCGGGTTTCCGCTGGTTCTGGCCGGTGCGATGTCTGTCGCAGGCGAAGATCATTTTCGCGTGCGGCTGTTCCTGGCGCTGACCGGAGTGGCTGCCTGTTATCTCGTTTATTTACTGGGAAAAGAACTCACCAATGAAACAACAGGACTCATCGCCGCCGGGCTGACAGCCGTCTCTCCGGTTATGGCCGGGTTCAGTGTTTTGTTTTTAAGCGAAACGGTCTTCGCAGTTACGATGCTGTTTTCGCTGTGGGTCCTGGTCAAATTAGAAAACGTGAAATGGGGAGACCATGATCGTTTGCAGGGCTGTCTCTTGTCTGCGCTGGCGGGAGCTTCCCTGGCAGCGGCTTTTTATGTCCGACCAGGCTGGCTGTTAACTCTGCCGATCATCGTCGCCCTGATGATCTGGAGAGCGAAAGGGCATCGGGCCCGTGCCCTGGAACGGGCCGCCATATTGATACTGGGCTTTACTGTGATGCTGGTGCCCTGGGTATACCGTAACTATCAGGTCACGGGACACTTTGTGCTGACATCACTCTGGTCGGGACCCAGCCTGTACGATGGTTTAAATCCGCAGGCGACCGGCGACAGTGATATGACTTTTTTCGATCGAGATCGAGTGATGCTGAAAATGAGTGAGTACGAAATGAATCGCTACTACACACAACAGGCGGTGGAATATGCGCGCCAGCATCCCGGTCATGTGATTCAACTGATGGGAGCCAAGCTGCTGCGTTACTGGAAACCGTGGCCCAACGCATCACAGTTTCGTTCATGGTGGATGATGGCTGCCGTCTCAGTGGTCTTCCTGCCGGTGTTACTGCTGGCTGGCTACGGTATCTGGATCTCTCGCCAGCAGGGGCTGCTGTTACTGATAACGTTAGGGCCGATTCTATATTTTTCACTGATTCACATGGTGTTTGTCAGTTCGCTGCGGTATCGGCTGCCTGCGGAATACAGTCTGTATATCCTGTCTGCCATCGGGGTAACTGCCCTGGTGGGAGACAGATTAAACAAGGAGAAAATCAAATCATGA